In Thermodesulfobacteriota bacterium, a genomic segment contains:
- a CDS encoding ATP-binding protein — translation MIARVMRELGLIEEWGSGYRRVVEACRSGGYPIPEWEELGAAMRVGFRPHPASRDKAEPAQGESDRDAVNDLVNELVNEVVRRDLNERQLWVLRELASGRTVRGSMVAKRFGCSSATARRDLAALSRSGVIEFAGAPKTGTYKLKRPQTP, via the coding sequence GTGATCGCTCGCGTGATGCGGGAGCTGGGGCTCATCGAGGAGTGGGGCAGCGGCTACCGCCGCGTCGTCGAAGCGTGTCGGTCCGGCGGTTATCCGATTCCTGAGTGGGAGGAGCTGGGGGCCGCGATGCGCGTTGGGTTTCGACCCCACCCGGCGTCTCGGGACAAGGCAGAGCCTGCCCAGGGAGAATCCGATCGTGACGCAGTAAATGATCTAGTAAATGAGCTAGTAAACGAGGTGGTGCGGCGCGACCTCAACGAGCGTCAGCTCTGGGTCCTGAGGGAGCTGGCTTCGGGCCGAACCGTCCGGGGCTCCATGGTGGCGAAGCGCTTTGGCTGCTCCTCCGCCACCGCCCGAAGAGACCTCGCGGCGCTCTCGCGCTCGGGGGTGATCGAGTTCGCCGGCGCGCCGAAGACGGGAACGTACAAGCTCAAACGGCCGCAAACCCCCTGA